Proteins from one Niallia circulans genomic window:
- a CDS encoding YkuJ family protein codes for MSQLQGILTRLKNLQEQSTGGEPSQRFFEVNGERKCQVTFHPKTETYELEVYNDKEKPKRYQFDNIDMITIEIFDLIQ; via the coding sequence ATGTCACAGCTTCAAGGCATATTAACACGTTTGAAAAATTTACAAGAACAATCAACAGGGGGAGAACCATCCCAACGTTTTTTTGAGGTGAACGGCGAAAGAAAATGCCAAGTTACATTCCATCCAAAAACAGAAACATACGAGTTGGAAGTATACAACGATAAAGAAAAGCCAAAAAGATATCAATTCGACAATATTGATATGATTACAATTGAAATTTTCGATCTTATTCAATAA
- a CDS encoding N-acetyldiaminopimelate deacetylase: MAKTDYIQIRRELHQIPELGFQEYKTQAYLLDYIRSLSSDRIEIKQWKTGIFVKVLGRKSGRLIGYRADIDGLPIKEETGLPFSSNHEQEMHACGHDFHMTIALGVLTNIVENPIDDDMLFVFQPAEEGPGGAEPMLKSDIMQEWKPDIIIALHVAPEYPVGTVAVKPGLLFANTSELFIDLKGKGGHAAYPHQTNDMVVAACNLVAQLQTIVSRNIDPLDSAVVTIGKITGGTVQNVIAETARLEGTMRTLSAESMAKVKDRVKALVKGIEAGYECECTIDFGSGYYQVYNEEAITAEFMDFIRSETNIELIECKEAMTGEDFGYMLKEIPGFMFWLGVNSPYGLHHSKLNPDEEALETAINMITSYIQFKGNNK; encoded by the coding sequence GTGGCAAAAACCGATTATATACAAATTAGACGTGAATTGCACCAAATTCCTGAATTAGGATTTCAAGAATATAAAACACAGGCTTATCTGTTAGATTATATTCGTTCATTATCTAGTGACCGTATTGAAATTAAACAATGGAAAACAGGAATTTTTGTTAAGGTGCTCGGCAGAAAATCTGGCAGACTTATCGGCTATCGAGCAGATATTGACGGGCTTCCAATTAAAGAAGAGACAGGACTGCCGTTCTCCTCTAATCATGAACAGGAAATGCATGCTTGCGGTCATGATTTTCATATGACAATTGCCCTTGGTGTATTAACTAATATCGTAGAAAATCCGATTGATGATGATATGCTTTTTGTTTTCCAGCCCGCAGAAGAAGGTCCAGGCGGTGCGGAACCAATGTTAAAAAGTGACATCATGCAGGAATGGAAGCCAGATATTATTATAGCCCTCCATGTCGCTCCTGAATATCCTGTTGGGACAGTCGCAGTGAAGCCTGGCCTGCTTTTTGCCAATACGTCAGAACTATTCATCGACTTGAAAGGTAAAGGTGGACATGCTGCTTATCCGCACCAAACGAATGATATGGTCGTGGCTGCATGTAATTTAGTAGCACAGCTCCAAACCATTGTGTCAAGAAATATTGATCCTCTTGACAGTGCTGTTGTTACGATTGGAAAAATAACTGGTGGTACTGTTCAAAACGTTATCGCAGAAACTGCAAGATTGGAAGGAACAATGCGTACACTTTCGGCTGAATCTATGGCAAAGGTAAAGGATAGGGTAAAAGCTCTTGTCAAAGGAATAGAAGCTGGCTATGAATGCGAATGTACGATAGATTTCGGTAGTGGTTATTATCAGGTTTATAATGAAGAAGCAATAACTGCTGAATTTATGGACTTTATACGAAGCGAAACGAATATCGAGCTAATTGAATGTAAGGAAGCGATGACAGGAGAAGACTTTGGCTATATGTTAAAGGAAATCCCAGGATTTATGTTTTGGCTTGGTGTCAATTCTCCTTACGGCTTGCATCACAGCAAGCTTAATCCAGATGAAGAAGCATTAGAGACTGCTATTAATATGATTACTTCTTATATACAATTTAAAGGGAATAACAAGTAA
- the cbpB gene encoding cyclic-di-AMP-binding protein CbpB, which translates to MTSIHNGEFLDITVKELMIPSERVAHVQVGNNLEHALLVLTKSGYSSIPVLDPSYKLHGLLSTPIIMESILGLERIEFEKLDSIKVETIMNTIVPRANTNTAFKDMMEMLTDNPFICLEDDEGFFDGILTRRSVLARLNTFLEI; encoded by the coding sequence ATGACCAGCATACACAACGGAGAATTTTTAGACATTACAGTGAAAGAATTAATGATTCCTTCTGAACGTGTTGCCCATGTGCAAGTTGGTAATAATTTAGAGCATGCTCTTTTAGTGCTGACGAAAAGCGGCTATTCTTCCATACCAGTACTAGATCCTTCCTATAAGCTCCATGGCTTGCTCAGCACGCCCATTATTATGGAAAGTATCCTCGGGCTAGAGCGCATTGAATTTGAAAAATTAGATAGCATTAAAGTAGAAACGATTATGAATACGATTGTTCCTAGAGCAAATACAAATACTGCATTTAAAGACATGATGGAAATGTTAACTGATAATCCTTTTATCTGCCTTGAGGATGATGAAGGATTTTTTGATGGTATTTTGACTAGAAGGTCTGTCCTAGCAAGACTGAATACATTTTTGGAAATATAA
- a CDS encoding glutaredoxin family protein, with protein MKKITMYTQPDCPPCEYAKTFLKEKGFELDLRDIQKDARARKELVQKYQCYSTPTFIIGETVIAGFDHDKLQEVLGF; from the coding sequence TTGAAAAAAATAACAATGTATACACAACCGGATTGTCCGCCATGTGAATATGCAAAAACATTTTTAAAGGAAAAAGGATTTGAACTGGACTTAAGGGATATCCAAAAGGATGCTCGTGCAAGAAAAGAACTTGTGCAAAAATATCAATGCTATTCTACTCCAACTTTTATCATTGGCGAAACAGTCATCGCTGGCTTTGACCATGATAAGCTGCAGGAGGTTCTTGGCTTTTAA
- a CDS encoding DUF3993 domain-containing protein: protein MKKTMISIFVLVLALAFAHPSLAKEKEELSTRGEVLQFLEDAFTAQVSLSERYREMEEVDSLLTPYFSNEYKDSFLEANLVTENGKFITFGSDFAPYYIPFFQFSEKTEIDIQQDKIYVYEFFEAPEDGPLYYENHYEGLLLKKVNDKWKVSSQLTNEEIVEYLKAEKENDSKHQNGMLSLSNINWGKEIFAEFQISLSTPFAKY from the coding sequence ATGAAAAAGACGATGATCAGTATTTTTGTTTTAGTACTAGCCCTTGCATTTGCACATCCATCACTAGCTAAGGAAAAAGAAGAGTTGTCAACAAGAGGAGAAGTCCTGCAATTTTTGGAAGATGCATTTACAGCCCAAGTATCATTAAGTGAAAGGTATAGAGAAATGGAAGAGGTAGACTCCCTTTTAACACCGTATTTTTCTAACGAATATAAGGACAGTTTTCTTGAAGCAAACCTCGTGACGGAAAATGGTAAATTCATTACATTCGGCAGTGATTTTGCTCCATACTATATTCCGTTTTTTCAGTTTTCGGAAAAAACAGAAATCGATATTCAGCAAGATAAGATTTATGTATACGAATTTTTTGAAGCTCCAGAGGACGGTCCTTTATACTATGAAAACCATTATGAGGGATTGCTTTTGAAGAAAGTAAATGACAAATGGAAGGTATCAAGCCAGCTTACAAATGAGGAAATTGTGGAATATCTAAAAGCAGAAAAAGAAAATGACAGCAAGCATCAGAACGGTATGCTGTCATTGTCGAATATAAATTGGGGAAAAGAAATTTTTGCTGAATTTCAGATTTCTCTCAGCACTCCTTTTGCAAAATATTAA
- a CDS encoding LysR family transcriptional regulator produces MSTISELQLLKVLAQEMNMRKAAEKLFVSQPALSQRLQNIEKEWGAKLFIRSQRGLSLTAAGELVAQFAVDTISNEEKVKEAIHALRGEVHGTLSIAAASIVGQNWLPGALKEFIKSYPRAKVSLITGWSSEILKSMADGSIHLGIIRGGSDWKGAKKHLFDDPLYLVDSKISSLDQLMDTDRPFIQFKSDSSYYEEIQEWWHRQFPAPPKNTIYVDQIETCKQLTFNGIGYSILPGIALKGASENLFQVPLQDERNAPIYRSTWLIGYEAAFQLKQVQAFLDIIDEYVAGENSCQQK; encoded by the coding sequence ATGTCAACAATATCTGAGCTGCAATTGTTAAAGGTTTTAGCCCAAGAGATGAATATGAGAAAAGCGGCAGAAAAACTGTTTGTATCTCAGCCAGCCCTCTCCCAGCGTTTGCAGAACATTGAGAAGGAATGGGGTGCCAAACTGTTTATCAGGTCACAACGAGGGCTTTCATTGACAGCAGCCGGTGAGCTTGTTGCGCAATTTGCAGTTGACACAATCAGCAACGAAGAAAAGGTGAAAGAAGCGATTCACGCATTAAGAGGCGAAGTTCATGGGACATTAAGTATTGCTGCAGCAAGTATTGTCGGCCAGAATTGGCTGCCAGGGGCGCTAAAGGAATTTATAAAAAGCTACCCAAGAGCGAAAGTATCCTTAATAACTGGCTGGAGCAGTGAAATATTGAAATCAATGGCTGATGGCAGCATTCACCTTGGAATAATAAGAGGAGGATCTGATTGGAAAGGTGCTAAAAAGCATTTGTTTGACGATCCTCTCTATTTAGTGGACAGTAAGATTTCAAGCCTTGATCAGCTGATGGATACAGACAGACCATTTATACAATTTAAAAGCGATTCAAGCTATTATGAGGAAATTCAAGAATGGTGGCACAGGCAATTCCCTGCACCCCCTAAAAATACCATTTATGTTGACCAAATCGAAACATGCAAGCAATTAACCTTTAACGGAATTGGCTACAGTATTTTACCTGGCATTGCACTTAAGGGTGCAAGTGAAAACCTCTTTCAAGTTCCTCTTCAAGATGAGCGGAATGCCCCAATTTACCGGAGTACATGGCTTATTGGCTATGAGGCTGCATTTCAATTGAAGCAAGTGCAGGCATTTCTTGATATTATCGATGAATATGTGGCAGGGGAGAATAGTTGTCAGCAGAAATAG
- a CDS encoding peroxiredoxin, with protein sequence MPERMVGKQAPKFEMEAVLANKEFGIVSLEENMKNTKWTVLFFYPMDFTSVCPTEIISLSDRYDEFEDLDAEVIGVSTDTIHTHLAWIKTNRKENGLGELNYPLAADTNHVVSREYGVLIEEEGIALRGLFIISPEGELMYSVINHNNIGRDVDETLRVLQALQTGGLCPANWKPGQATL encoded by the coding sequence ATGCCAGAACGGATGGTAGGTAAGCAAGCACCTAAATTTGAGATGGAAGCAGTTTTAGCAAATAAAGAATTCGGTATAGTTAGCCTAGAAGAAAATATGAAAAACACGAAATGGACTGTATTATTTTTTTATCCAATGGACTTCACGTCTGTTTGTCCGACAGAAATTATCTCATTGTCAGACCGCTATGATGAATTTGAAGATCTTGATGCGGAGGTAATTGGTGTTTCTACAGACACCATTCACACACATTTAGCATGGATTAAAACGAACCGTAAAGAAAATGGTCTTGGTGAATTGAATTATCCACTTGCCGCAGATACAAACCATGTAGTATCAAGAGAATATGGTGTTCTGATTGAAGAGGAAGGAATTGCGCTTCGTGGTCTATTCATTATCAGCCCTGAAGGGGAATTAATGTATTCCGTTATTAATCATAATAATATTGGTCGTGATGTTGATGAAACATTGCGTGTTCTTCAAGCACTTCAAACTGGTGGACTTTGTCCTGCTAACTGGAAGCCAGGCCAAGCTACATTATGA
- the dapD gene encoding 2,3,4,5-tetrahydropyridine-2,6-dicarboxylate N-acetyltransferase yields the protein MKMMDANEIISFIANSTKSTPVKVYVKGSLSEVNFGEKIQSFVSGDAGVVFGEWSDISEVMEANKEKFTDYVVENDRRNSAIPLLDMKNIKARIEPGAIIRDQVEIGDNAVIMMGAVINIGASIGEGTMIDMGAILGGRATVGKNSHVGAGAVLAGVIEPPSAKPVIVEDDVLIGANAVVVEGVTVGKGAVVAAGAIVLEDVPPNTLVAGAPARIIKEIDEKTKSKTEIMQELRKL from the coding sequence ATGAAAATGATGGATGCAAATGAAATTATTTCATTTATTGCAAATAGTACAAAATCAACACCTGTAAAGGTATATGTTAAAGGTAGCTTATCTGAAGTTAACTTCGGTGAGAAAATCCAATCTTTTGTTAGCGGAGATGCTGGTGTTGTATTTGGTGAATGGTCTGATATTAGTGAAGTAATGGAAGCTAATAAAGAAAAATTCACTGATTATGTAGTTGAAAATGATCGCAGAAACTCAGCTATTCCTCTATTGGACATGAAGAACATCAAAGCTCGTATTGAGCCAGGAGCTATTATTCGTGACCAAGTGGAAATTGGTGACAATGCCGTTATCATGATGGGTGCTGTTATTAATATCGGTGCAAGCATCGGCGAAGGCACAATGATCGATATGGGTGCGATTCTTGGTGGACGAGCTACTGTTGGTAAAAACAGCCATGTAGGTGCAGGCGCAGTCCTTGCAGGTGTTATCGAGCCACCTTCTGCTAAACCAGTTATCGTGGAAGACGATGTTCTTATCGGTGCAAATGCTGTTGTTGTTGAAGGTGTTACTGTTGGTAAAGGTGCTGTTGTTGCGGCAGGTGCGATCGTTCTTGAAGATGTACCGCCAAACACATTGGTTGCAGGTGCTCCAGCACGCATCATCAAAGAAATTGATGAAAAGACAAAATCCAAAACAGAAATTATGCAAGAGCTTCGTAAATTATAA
- a CDS encoding mechanosensitive ion channel family protein, whose amino-acid sequence MNSISDIQSYFENFNYAGLLVSVGLVLLKLLLIFCIYFIIKKISVVFISKLFETYTKKHAISSGRAYTLESLTKNILSYLFIFILAVTVLQTFGIDATAILAGAGIVGLAVGFGAQGLVSDIVTGFFLLLEKQLDVGDSITTSTFSGTVEQVGLRTTQLRSADGTLHFIPNREIKTLSNHSRGDMQALVDVIISNDNNIPQVLQTFQEECDKIREESNVITDGPNVIGIQSFASTSLTIRIVTKTLNNEQWGMERLIRQRMQETIDDKQIKLPSPATLALEKGNK is encoded by the coding sequence ATGAACAGTATTTCTGATATTCAAAGTTATTTTGAAAACTTTAATTATGCAGGCTTGCTTGTTAGTGTAGGATTAGTCCTGCTAAAGCTCCTGCTGATTTTTTGTATCTATTTTATTATCAAAAAAATTAGTGTCGTATTTATTTCAAAGCTTTTTGAGACATATACGAAAAAGCATGCCATTTCATCTGGACGTGCCTATACTTTAGAAAGTCTAACCAAAAATATTCTGTCCTATCTTTTTATTTTTATTTTGGCTGTCACCGTCCTCCAAACATTTGGTATTGATGCTACCGCTATTCTTGCTGGTGCTGGTATAGTTGGTCTTGCAGTAGGATTTGGGGCACAAGGTCTTGTTAGTGATATAGTAACAGGTTTTTTTCTGCTGTTAGAAAAACAGTTGGATGTAGGGGATTCCATAACAACTAGCACCTTTTCAGGAACAGTTGAGCAGGTAGGGCTTCGAACGACACAATTGCGCTCTGCAGATGGGACACTTCATTTCATCCCAAACAGAGAAATTAAAACATTGAGCAACCATTCCCGCGGAGACATGCAAGCACTTGTGGACGTCATCATTTCTAATGACAATAACATCCCGCAGGTTTTGCAAACCTTCCAGGAAGAGTGCGATAAAATTCGTGAGGAAAGCAATGTTATCACAGACGGTCCAAATGTTATCGGTATTCAGTCCTTTGCAAGTACAAGTCTGACCATCCGCATTGTTACGAAAACACTGAACAATGAACAATGGGGTATGGAAAGGCTGATTCGTCAAAGAATGCAGGAAACTATTGATGATAAACAAATCAAGCTGCCGTCCCCAGCAACTCTCGCATTGGAAAAAGGCAATAAATAA
- a CDS encoding ABC transporter ATP-binding protein codes for METFQKLKSYYLPFKKYFIISILFLIVVTGITVVYPIILQLTIDEVVLKGEYGWIPYLSIGFIAVMLIKGVATYIYQYTGDMFGISSVYLLRNGLYKKLQYLPFSYYDNAKTGDLMSRLTADVEGFRFFLSAGFSELIRFVLLIAVSFAVMLNYSVSLTLVTLVTIPFLAVVTYKFDKAVHPAFRGIRKSFGVLNTKVQENISGINTVKSLSREDFEVRKFNKANGDYKDQYLFTSSIWSKYFPLMEFLGNVSVLLLVAYGGYLVINDSLQPGELVAFYSLLGYIMWPIMNLGFVVNQFSQAKASGERLLEILEKDYLIADKLDAKHAKKLEGEVEFCDVSLKYATKEGYALNTISFYAQPGKTIGLIGGTGSGKTSITQLLTRFYEASDGAVLIDGHNVEDYEIESLRGNIGLVSQESFLFSSSIRSNIAYGKPESTMEEIIHAAKRAQAHEFIMELPDGYDTMLGERGLGLSGGQKQRIAIARAICINPSILILDDATSAVDMQTEFTIQKELHAIMENKTTFIIAHRISSIKHADEILVLDEGRIVERGCHAELITQNGPYRRIYDIQFQDQKKILNA; via the coding sequence TTGGAAACATTTCAAAAGTTAAAGTCATACTATTTACCATTTAAGAAGTATTTTATTATTTCCATTCTTTTTTTAATTGTAGTAACAGGTATTACGGTTGTTTATCCGATTATATTGCAGCTCACCATCGATGAAGTTGTTTTAAAAGGTGAATATGGATGGATACCGTATTTATCCATCGGCTTTATTGCTGTCATGCTGATAAAGGGGGTTGCGACTTACATATACCAATATACAGGTGATATGTTTGGCATCAGCTCTGTTTATTTATTACGAAATGGACTATACAAAAAGCTGCAGTATTTGCCGTTTTCTTATTATGATAATGCAAAAACAGGCGATCTGATGTCAAGGCTTACTGCAGATGTCGAAGGTTTTCGCTTTTTTTTATCTGCAGGCTTTTCTGAATTGATCCGGTTTGTGCTGTTGATTGCTGTCAGCTTTGCGGTTATGTTAAATTACTCTGTTTCGCTGACATTGGTCACGCTTGTGACGATTCCCTTTTTAGCTGTCGTTACATATAAGTTTGACAAAGCTGTCCATCCAGCATTCAGAGGAATAAGAAAGTCCTTTGGAGTACTTAATACAAAGGTGCAAGAAAATATTAGCGGTATTAATACAGTGAAATCTCTATCAAGAGAGGATTTCGAAGTTAGAAAGTTTAATAAAGCAAACGGAGATTATAAGGATCAATATTTATTTACATCAAGTATTTGGTCTAAGTACTTTCCGTTAATGGAGTTTTTAGGAAATGTAAGCGTTTTGCTTTTGGTTGCCTATGGTGGATACTTGGTGATTAATGACAGTCTGCAGCCTGGTGAACTTGTTGCATTTTACAGCTTGCTTGGCTATATTATGTGGCCAATCATGAACCTAGGCTTCGTCGTCAATCAGTTCTCCCAGGCAAAGGCATCTGGAGAAAGACTTTTGGAAATTTTAGAAAAGGATTATTTGATTGCAGATAAGTTAGATGCTAAACATGCGAAGAAGCTTGAGGGAGAAGTAGAATTTTGTGATGTAAGTCTTAAATATGCAACAAAAGAGGGCTATGCCCTTAATACAATTAGTTTTTACGCACAACCAGGCAAGACCATTGGTTTAATTGGCGGTACTGGATCTGGAAAAACAAGTATAACGCAGCTGCTGACAAGATTTTATGAAGCGTCAGACGGTGCAGTGCTTATTGACGGACATAATGTAGAGGATTACGAGATTGAATCTCTTCGCGGTAATATCGGATTAGTGTCACAGGAATCGTTTTTATTTTCATCCTCCATAAGAAGCAATATAGCTTATGGCAAGCCTGAAAGTACGATGGAGGAAATTATTCATGCCGCAAAGCGTGCTCAAGCACATGAGTTTATTATGGAGCTGCCTGATGGGTATGACACAATGCTTGGCGAACGCGGCTTAGGGCTGTCTGGAGGACAAAAGCAAAGGATTGCCATCGCTCGAGCTATTTGTATTAACCCAAGTATTCTGATTCTTGATGATGCCACAAGTGCCGTAGATATGCAGACAGAATTTACAATACAAAAAGAATTACATGCAATCATGGAAAATAAAACAACGTTCATAATTGCCCATCGTATTTCATCTATTAAACATGCTGATGAAATACTAGTCCTTGACGAAGGACGTATCGTGGAAAGAGGATGCCACGCAGAGCTGATTACTCAAAATGGTCCTTACCGGAGAATTTACGATATCCAGTTCCAAGATCAGAAAAAGATACTAAATGCTTAA
- a CDS encoding C39 family peptidase: protein MSYFKLIFLMVLLITSLKPDTRLDIASIASAEGAQAIPAASPQTGRPIRLNVPLIKQNPDLKYGCEVTSLAMVLQYAGVKVTKMDLYKKVAKDSDPLVKKHGDIISWGDPAVGFVGDMTGRSSGYAVFDQPIEDLVNHYLPERAVNLTNLSFSAVEKHVSDGFPVVVWTTGDYRLPDRWESWEHKGRTIKTPLDLHAVVLVGYDNNYVYLNDPLSGRKNVKVNKTRFIKSWAALKNRAVSYR, encoded by the coding sequence ATGAGTTATTTCAAATTGATTTTTCTAATGGTGCTTCTAATAACTTCCTTGAAGCCAGATACTAGGTTAGATATAGCTTCCATTGCCTCTGCCGAAGGTGCTCAAGCAATTCCTGCAGCCTCTCCTCAAACTGGAAGGCCTATCAGGCTTAATGTACCATTAATTAAGCAGAATCCAGACTTAAAGTATGGCTGTGAGGTCACTAGTTTGGCTATGGTCCTGCAATATGCAGGAGTTAAGGTCACAAAAATGGATTTATATAAAAAAGTAGCCAAGGATTCTGACCCTCTTGTCAAAAAACATGGAGATATTATTAGCTGGGGTGACCCTGCAGTCGGGTTTGTTGGAGATATGACAGGCCGAAGCAGCGGCTATGCTGTTTTTGATCAACCAATTGAAGATTTAGTGAATCATTATTTGCCTGAGAGAGCCGTTAATTTAACCAATCTTTCTTTCTCCGCTGTCGAAAAGCATGTATCTGATGGTTTTCCTGTTGTAGTTTGGACAACTGGCGACTATAGGCTTCCAGACAGATGGGAATCTTGGGAACATAAAGGAAGAACCATTAAAACACCACTTGACCTGCATGCCGTTGTACTTGTTGGTTATGACAATAATTATGTTTATCTTAATGATCCGCTGTCAGGAAGAAAGAATGTAAAGGTAAATAAAACGCGTTTTATTAAATCATGGGCAGCTTTAAAAAATCGGGCTGTCAGCTATAGATAA
- a CDS encoding TlpA family protein disulfide reductase, translated as MKLREQMPELTGATAWLNGEVAKNELLGEKPTLIHFWSISCYLCKESMPQINIFRDEYSEKLNFMTVHMPRSEADLNYDKIKATAEELGITQPIFVDSEHKLTEAFENEYVPAYYVFDKTGQLRHYQAGGSGVKLLEKRVNRVLDEPVKPAEKE; from the coding sequence ATGAAATTGCGTGAGCAAATGCCTGAATTGACAGGAGCAACAGCATGGCTGAACGGAGAAGTAGCAAAAAACGAGTTGCTTGGTGAAAAACCGACCTTAATTCATTTCTGGTCTATAAGCTGCTATTTATGTAAAGAATCTATGCCGCAAATTAATATTTTTAGAGATGAATACAGCGAAAAGCTGAATTTTATGACGGTACATATGCCAAGATCAGAAGCAGATTTGAATTATGATAAGATAAAAGCGACTGCTGAAGAGCTTGGAATTACTCAGCCTATTTTTGTCGACAGTGAGCATAAGTTGACAGAAGCATTTGAAAACGAATATGTACCAGCCTATTATGTTTTTGATAAGACAGGTCAGCTGAGACATTATCAAGCTGGCGGAAGCGGAGTAAAGCTGCTTGAAAAGCGGGTTAATCGAGTGCTTGATGAACCAGTAAAGCCTGCTGAAAAAGAATAA
- a CDS encoding EAL domain-containing protein, with protein sequence MDALDILTDLENVIPYFQAIFSADEHKVIGYEVLGRYNGINGIESLGPFFLDESIPEEYKNEVDKAVLTKALDKATEVKGDFLLFINRDADLLMYDDGEEFLQMLMSYEERGMDLKRIVLEISERNYTGQSQHLDHLLVYYRTFGIKIAIDKMGSESSYIDRIGELAPDIMKIDLLALRSTSTSHMYQNVLYSLSMLARKIGANLLFENIEMVHQLQFAWKNGGRFYQGFYLHHPEEYFIDPAIRKGQLGAEFHEFISYEKKKLTSILQLTAKFQIELTELLQKYRKYSSFEELLKCLSNELTDVAFRMYVCDEDGFQKSANIFYDNNIWVLQDEYVNKNWSWRPYFLENIIRMQNEKKGILSDLYSDIETGGTVRTFSYPLDANEFLFIDLSYNFLDKMEVLLN encoded by the coding sequence ATGGACGCATTAGATATTTTGACAGATCTAGAAAATGTCATCCCTTATTTCCAAGCTATTTTTAGTGCTGATGAACATAAAGTAATTGGATATGAAGTATTAGGAAGATATAACGGGATAAATGGGATAGAAAGCTTAGGTCCGTTTTTTCTAGATGAGTCAATACCAGAGGAATATAAAAATGAAGTTGACAAGGCAGTATTGACAAAGGCACTGGATAAAGCGACAGAAGTTAAGGGAGATTTCCTGCTTTTTATCAATCGCGATGCTGATCTCCTGATGTATGATGACGGCGAGGAATTTCTGCAAATGCTTATGTCATACGAAGAGCGGGGCATGGATTTAAAACGAATTGTACTCGAAATATCAGAACGGAATTATACTGGTCAATCTCAACATCTTGATCATTTGCTTGTTTATTATCGTACATTTGGCATAAAGATTGCGATTGATAAAATGGGAAGTGAAAGCAGCTATATTGATCGCATTGGAGAATTAGCTCCAGATATTATGAAAATCGATCTATTAGCGCTTCGTTCCACATCTACTTCTCATATGTATCAAAATGTTCTTTATTCTCTGTCCATGCTTGCCAGAAAAATAGGCGCAAACCTCTTGTTTGAAAATATTGAAATGGTACACCAGCTTCAATTTGCTTGGAAAAATGGCGGTAGATTTTATCAAGGCTTTTACTTGCATCATCCTGAAGAATATTTTATTGACCCAGCAATTCGTAAAGGTCAATTAGGGGCTGAGTTTCATGAATTTATCTCATATGAAAAGAAAAAGCTGACATCTATTCTTCAGTTAACAGCAAAATTTCAAATTGAGCTCACTGAATTATTGCAGAAATACCGTAAATACAGCAGCTTTGAAGAACTGTTGAAGTGCCTGTCAAATGAACTGACAGATGTTGCCTTTCGAATGTATGTATGTGATGAAGATGGCTTTCAAAAATCAGCAAATATCTTTTATGACAACAACATTTGGGTTCTGCAGGATGAGTATGTAAATAAAAACTGGAGCTGGCGCCCGTATTTCCTAGAAAATATTATCAGGATGCAAAATGAAAAAAAAGGCATTTTGTCTGATTTATACAGCGATATTGAAACAGGCGGAACCGTTAGGACATTTTCCTATCCACTTGATGCTAATGAATTTCTTTTTATCGATCTTTCCTATAACTTCTTGGATAAGATGGAAGTACTGCTTAATTAA